Part of the Pirellulales bacterium genome is shown below.
GCAAATCATCGAAGACAGCGGCCCACTCACCAAGAAGCGCATGGAGACCATCGACGACGAGACGTCGGCTGCGGCCATCGATTACATGAAAAGTCAGCACGCGGCGAGCAAGCCATTCTTCGTCTGGTTCAATTCAACGCGCATGCACCTGCGTACGCATGTTCGCCAGGAGCACCGCGGCCGCTACAAGCACGGCGACAGCGAGTACATCGACGGCTTGATCGAGCACGACGAAACCATCGGCACGCTGCTCAAAACTCTCGACGACCTGGGCATCGCCAAGAACACGATCGTTGTCTATACCAGCGACAACGGGCCGCACATGAACACCTGGCCCGACGGTGCAATGACGCACTTCCGCTCGGAAAAGAATACCAACTGGGAGGGGGCGTTCCGCGTGCCGTGCTTGGTCCGGTGGCCCGGCGTCATTAACCCCGGCACTGTGACCAACGAACTGATGAGCCACAACGACTGGATTCCCACGCTTTGTGCCATCGCCGGCGAACCCGACATCGTGGGCAAATGTCTCAAGGGCTACCAAGCCAACGGCCGCACTTACAAGGTGCATCTCGACGGTTACGACCAGTCGGCATTTCTGCGCAGGGTGAGCGGCACGGCCGCGAAGAATAACGGTGCGAAGAGCGCGCGGGATAAGTTCTTCTACTCCGACGACGACGGCCTGTTGGTAGCCATGCGGCAGGGCGACTACAAGTATGTTTATGCGGAGCAGCGCCTGGCCGGCACGTTGGGCGTGTGGGCGGAACCGTTCACGAGGCTGCGTCTGCAAAAGATTTACAACCTGTTCCAAGATCCATTCGAGCGGGCGGACATCACTTCCAACACCTTCTGGGACTGGCAACTCAACCACATTGGGAGCGTGTACGGATCGATGGAAGAGGTCGTCAAGTTCGCCGCGACATTCAAAGAGTTCCCACCTCGCTCGTTCCCGCCAAGTTTCGTCCCAACGACGATCATGGAAGAGACGCTGGAAACGATCAAACAGAGTCGCCAGAAAGCGGCGGAAAAGTGAAGTCCAACG
Proteins encoded:
- a CDS encoding arylsulfatase, producing the protein MSAKAILAAAAVTVCIQLTATANYAAALQKKPNILVIFGDDIGITNISAYSDGLMGFETPNIDRLASQGLRFLHYYAEQSCTAGRASFLTGQHGIRTGLTKVGFPGAPMGMSQLDPSIGGLLKSLGYATGQFGKNHVGDRNETLPTVNGFDEFFGNLYHLNAEEEPELPDYPKDPAYLTKFGPRGVLKCKASIKDDPTVDPRFGKVGKQIIEDSGPLTKKRMETIDDETSAAAIDYMKSQHAASKPFFVWFNSTRMHLRTHVRQEHRGRYKHGDSEYIDGLIEHDETIGTLLKTLDDLGIAKNTIVVYTSDNGPHMNTWPDGAMTHFRSEKNTNWEGAFRVPCLVRWPGVINPGTVTNELMSHNDWIPTLCAIAGEPDIVGKCLKGYQANGRTYKVHLDGYDQSAFLRRVSGTAAKNNGAKSARDKFFYSDDDGLLVAMRQGDYKYVYAEQRLAGTLGVWAEPFTRLRLQKIYNLFQDPFERADITSNTFWDWQLNHIGSVYGSMEEVVKFAATFKEFPPRSFPPSFVPTTIMEETLETIKQSRQKAAEK